GCCGTCGGCGTGGCCGGTCATGTCGCTTTTCAGAGAGGGAATGATCAAAACCTCCGTTTCCAGCAGCTCCGAAAGCTCATGCACCAGTGCGGCAGACGGATACTCCGGGTTTTCGGAAAAGACGCGGTCGCTGATCAGGACGTGCGCCCCGGACGGCGAGAACACCACGTTTCCGCCGTCGAGGTTGATATTGCTGTATGTAACCGGCAGGCCAAGCTGCGGAGCAAGATCCTTACGAAAATCGGTCCTCAGAACAGGATCGTTTTTCAGATAGCACGGCTCATAACGGAAGGATACCAGCTTTCCGGAGCCTGTCCGCACCGGCATGAAGTCCCGCAGCCAAACATCCCGTGTGCCCTCCAGCAGCGCATAGGGGACATCGTGCGCCGCCAGCGTCGTGAACAGCGTCTCTGCGTCGGTTGGATAAAGCGTGGGGAGGAGTGCGGAGAAACAGAAAGCCATATTACTCCAGTTTGAAAACCATATCATATTGTTCTCTGCGAACTTCCTTTGAGACGCTCCTCAACGCATAGGGAGATGGGGAATAGAGCCGAATGACTTTATATGTTTTTTTGTCGATGACAACTGAAGCATGGGTTTTGCTTTTATCCCATCCCTCATGATACTGCTTGTCTGATGATTTGTTGACCCACTTCAGAATATTGGCACTCCTGTTTGTGTAAATCAAGGTGTCGATTTTCGGATATTTATGCAAGATGGTCTTTAAATCATCACGCTCTACTATGTCATGCAGTGACTTGTCATCTGCCTTTCCGTCTTTATGCACACAGCTTACAACCATGTCCACCATACCCATATGAAGGTCGGCCAAAAGCCTTTTGCGCTCATTGATGGCTTCCTGTGTATTTGCATAAGTTAGTCTTTTCCCTGATGCGTCAGATACCAGCTCCCAAAAGTAATTATCTCTTGAACCGTAATAGAAATTAACATCATCGTCGTACAGCATTTCATCCGTGTTACAAAATCTGTAGGGAGGCATGGTTCCTATAATCAGTTTTGTGGCTCCCTCTGGGATTTCAGGTGCAAACGGATGAGTAGATTTTTTGTTCATGCTAATACCCTTTCTCTCCATTGATGTTCTCTTGTCTTTAGGTTGATCATTCCGTCTTTTCCAAAGGTTTCTCACTCATCATAACAGAGCGTGCCGAAAAACGCAAGTTCACCCGTTTTTGAAACTTTTTCACCAATTCAGCCGCTGGTTGCGCCAGCGGATGCGCTCCGCCGCGTAGCGGCGATACCACCTTGCCGCCTCCTTGTAGTGCTTATCCGCCTCGTAGATCTGTGCCAGCCGCGACATGGCGGCGTCGCTGCCCGCCTCGGCGGCCCGGTGATACCAGCGGATGCCCTCTGCCTGGTCACACACCACATCCTGCCCGTAATAGTATCGATGCCCCAGATGCAGCATCCCGATGGCATCGCCGCCCACCGCCGCCTCGTAATCGGCCATAAAGCTATCCTCCCGCTCCTGTGCGTCCAGAAGCGCGTCCACCGCCGCCGCGTAGGACTCGCACTCGAAGTATAGCCGAAGCCGGGCATTCTCCGCCTCACCCACAGGGTCAAAAGCGCTCATTACATCGGAAGTCACATTGTTCTCTGCCCGCTTATACCAGCGGATAGCCTGCGGGTAGTTGCGCTTTGTACCGCAGCCGTGCTCACAGCACCATCCGGCGGCGAACTGCGCCTCGGTAAAGTTGTGGGCTCCTGAGCGCTTGAATAGATCGAATGCCTTTGCCATAGCGTCGGGCGTGCCGCTGCGGATATGTGCCAACGCCTGTGCGAACTGTGCGTCCGCCGCCCGTCGCCGTCCGGCGATCTCCCACATCTCCGCGTACACACGGAGGGCGGGTGAAAAAGTAACATCCATGGTCATTTCCTCCTGCAATGTGATTTGCGGTCAGTGTAGCACCTTTTTTAATAAGACCTAAATATTTATATTATTTTCGGCGGTTTGGGGGTAGAAATCGGCCTCCACCGCCCGTTTTTTCGTGTGCAGGCAGCAAAAAACGCTGCATTTCGTGGGCATAACGCTGCAAATATGTAGATTACGGATGTGCTGTATTGTGCATCTATACGAAATTTTGCAGAAAACCGCCTTTTAGCCTATATATGCTTATATAAATTAGGTCTTAATTATATGGGTGCTATACTGGCGGTAAAATTCGAAAAGGAGATTTTACCATGAACGCATTTGACAAGGTCATCGGATACAAGGCCATCAAGCGCGAGCTGCTGCAGCTGTGCGATATGCTCCGCAACCGGGAGATCTACGAGGAGATGGGCGTCCGCTTGCCCCATGGACTGCTGCTGTATGGCGACCCGGGCTTGGGCAAGACGCTTTTGGCGAGGTGCTTTGTGGAGGAGAGCGGGCTGCACACCATCACGGTACGCCGCGACAAGAGCGGCGACGCCTTTATCGATGGAATTACACAGGCCTTTGCCAGCGCAAAGACAAAAGCGCCGTCCATTGTCCTTTTGGACGACATGGACAAATTTGCCAACGAGGATAATACCCACTGCGATGCGCCGGAATATGCCGCTGTGCAAGCGGGGATCGACGATGTGAAGGACGCCGGTGTGTTTGTGATCGCCACGGCAAACGATATCCGCAAGCTGCCGAGCTCCCTGCGCCGTTCCGGACGGTTTGACCGAAAAATCGGACTTCGAGCGCCCACGGCGTCCGATGCGGAGGAGATCATCACCCACTATCTGAAAACGAAACGGGTTTCGGACAGTGTCAACATGGAAGATCTGACGAGGATGATGTGCTATAATTCCTGCGCCGAGCTGGAGACTATTTTGAATGAAGCGGCGGTTCGTGCGGCCTTTGCCCGCAAGACCGGCATCGACATGGAGGACATGGTGAGTGTGGTGCTGAAGCAGCAATATGGCGCACAAGAGGATATGCCTCGCGTTTCGGATGAAGTTATCGAAAAGGTGGCGCTTCACGAGGCGGGGCATCTGGTGGTATGCGAAGCGCTGTGCCCCGGCAGCGTCGGCTTTGCCTCCCTGCTTCCCTCCGACGAAAACCGGTGCGGCGGCTTTATCCACTGCTGCAAAGGTGTCTCCGATTCACAAAGCGCCATCATCGCCCTGGGCGGCAAGGCCGCCGTGGAGATGCGGTATGCGGGGCAGGTCGCAGAGGGATGCAGCGACGATATCGCCTGTGCGGTCAACTGTATCCGTGAGGCGGCAGCCAAGGAGGGGGCGCTGGGATTCTCCCTGCTGAATGTCGAAAGCGATTCCTCTAGCAACATGTCCGAAAGCCTGAATGCCCGCAGCGAGGCGGCGGTACAGGCGGAGCTGGAGCGGTACTACGGCAAGGCAAGGGCGCTCCTTGCTCAAAACGAGGCGTTTCTGAAAGAGATCACAGAGGCGCTGGTCATGAAGAAGACCCTGCTCTATTCCGAGATCCAAGCCATTCGTAGCGCCACTGTAAAGAGAAACCCTGCGGTGACCTGCGAGGCGGCTTCAAGGTATGACGCAGCGGAGATCGAGAATTTCC
The genomic region above belongs to Vescimonas coprocola and contains:
- a CDS encoding agmatine deiminase family protein — protein: MAFCFSALLPTLYPTDAETLFTTLAAHDVPYALLEGTRDVWLRDFMPVRTGSGKLVSFRYEPCYLKNDPVLRTDFRKDLAPQLGLPVTYSNINLDGGNVVFSPSGAHVLISDRVFSENPEYPSAALVHELSELLETEVLIIPSLKSDMTGHADGMARFLDDRTVLCNRPLSSCGFEQQVKRAVQDCGLDAVDFPFVPTGGVSAVGCYLNYLETERVVSLPVFGIEQDAEAETSAQQLFSKEIVPVNIREIAQQGGCLNCISWEGPHA
- a CDS encoding uracil-DNA glycosylase family protein, whose translation is MERKGISMNKKSTHPFAPEIPEGATKLIIGTMPPYRFCNTDEMLYDDDVNFYYGSRDNYFWELVSDASGKRLTYANTQEAINERKRLLADLHMGMVDMVVSCVHKDGKADDKSLHDIVERDDLKTILHKYPKIDTLIYTNRSANILKWVNKSSDKQYHEGWDKSKTHASVVIDKKTYKVIRLYSPSPYALRSVSKEVRREQYDMVFKLE
- a CDS encoding tetratricopeptide repeat protein, whose product is MDVTFSPALRVYAEMWEIAGRRRAADAQFAQALAHIRSGTPDAMAKAFDLFKRSGAHNFTEAQFAAGWCCEHGCGTKRNYPQAIRWYKRAENNVTSDVMSAFDPVGEAENARLRLYFECESYAAAVDALLDAQEREDSFMADYEAAVGGDAIGMLHLGHRYYYGQDVVCDQAEGIRWYHRAAEAGSDAAMSRLAQIYEADKHYKEAARWYRRYAAERIRWRNQRLNW
- a CDS encoding AAA family ATPase; amino-acid sequence: MNAFDKVIGYKAIKRELLQLCDMLRNREIYEEMGVRLPHGLLLYGDPGLGKTLLARCFVEESGLHTITVRRDKSGDAFIDGITQAFASAKTKAPSIVLLDDMDKFANEDNTHCDAPEYAAVQAGIDDVKDAGVFVIATANDIRKLPSSLRRSGRFDRKIGLRAPTASDAEEIITHYLKTKRVSDSVNMEDLTRMMCYNSCAELETILNEAAVRAAFARKTGIDMEDMVSVVLKQQYGAQEDMPRVSDEVIEKVALHEAGHLVVCEALCPGSVGFASLLPSDENRCGGFIHCCKGVSDSQSAIIALGGKAAVEMRYAGQVAEGCSDDIACAVNCIREAAAKEGALGFSLLNVESDSSSNMSESLNARSEAAVQAELERYYGKARALLAQNEAFLKEITEALVMKKTLLYSEIQAIRSATVKRNPAVTCEAASRYDAAEIENFPPEDPEEAMRQKILRKLEEAERRRCS